One Triticum dicoccoides isolate Atlit2015 ecotype Zavitan chromosome 5B, WEW_v2.0, whole genome shotgun sequence genomic window carries:
- the LOC119311206 gene encoding ribosomal RNA processing protein 36 homolog isoform X1: MKGRSSHRGTALTSAAASTSSKRDPEDEPVSDSEESGDEEQDVSSSSGSGSESESENDQLAERERKLERVLADVPFGELQRARADGSLGARGASAAAAAQKKARRESRKRPMEISTNVRPPRLRDVIQVPKKVVRDPRFEPVYGAVDKEGFRKRYNFLFDHDLPAEKEKLQKSIKKLKDPNAIEEAKNQITWIDKQLRSNPQKNVESEILRGHIKKEREAAKAGKRPYYLKKSEIRERKLMDKYNELKEAGKLDSFMEKRRKKNASKDHRFMPYRRDGGGA; the protein is encoded by the exons ATGAAAGGCCGCAGCAGCCACCGCGGGACCGCtctcacctccgccgccgcctcgacttccagCAAGCGCGACCCCGAAGACGAGCCCGTCTCAGACTCCGAGGAATCGGGCGACGAGGAG CAGGATGTCTCCTCgtcgtcggggtcggggtcggagtcggagtcggagaaCGACCAGTTAGCGGAGCGGGAGAGGAAGCTGGAGCGCGTGCTCGCCGACGTGCCCTTCGGCGAGCTGCAGCGCGCGCGTGCCGACGGGTCGCTCGGGGCGCGGGGTGCttctgctgccgccgccgcgcagAAGAAGGCTCGCAGGGAGAGCAGGAAGAG GCCCATGGAGATTAGCACGAATGTGCGGCCGCCTAGACTCAGGGATGTGATCCAGGTTCCCAAGAAG GTGGTAAGGGATCCAAGATTTGAACCTGTATATGGAGCTGTTGATAAAGAAGG GTTCAGGAAAAGATACAATTTCTTATTCGATCATGATCTCCCTGCAGAAAAAGAG AAACTCCAAAAGTCGATTAAGAAATTGAAGGACCCTAATGCCATTGAAGAAGCGAAGAATCAGATCACCTGGATT GATAAGCAGTTGAGGTCTAATCCTCAGAAGAACGTTGAATCAGAAATTCTGCGAGGACATATTAAGAAAGAGAGGGAAGCAGCAAAGGCAGGAAAACGACCATATTATCTGAAGAAAT CTGAAATTCGTGAAAGGAAGTTGATGGATAAGTACAATGAGCTCAAG GAGGCAGGAAAGCTTGATTCCTTTATGGAGAAGCGACGCAAGAAGAATGCATCCAAAGATCATCGCTTCATGCCATACCGGAGGGATGGGGGTGGTGCATAA
- the LOC119311206 gene encoding ribosomal RNA processing protein 36 homolog isoform X2: MKGRSSHRGTALTSAAASTSSKRDPEDEPVSDSEESGDEEDVSSSSGSGSESESENDQLAERERKLERVLADVPFGELQRARADGSLGARGASAAAAAQKKARRESRKRPMEISTNVRPPRLRDVIQVPKKVVRDPRFEPVYGAVDKEGFRKRYNFLFDHDLPAEKEKLQKSIKKLKDPNAIEEAKNQITWIDKQLRSNPQKNVESEILRGHIKKEREAAKAGKRPYYLKKSEIRERKLMDKYNELKEAGKLDSFMEKRRKKNASKDHRFMPYRRDGGGA, encoded by the exons ATGAAAGGCCGCAGCAGCCACCGCGGGACCGCtctcacctccgccgccgcctcgacttccagCAAGCGCGACCCCGAAGACGAGCCCGTCTCAGACTCCGAGGAATCGGGCGACGAGGAG GATGTCTCCTCgtcgtcggggtcggggtcggagtcggagtcggagaaCGACCAGTTAGCGGAGCGGGAGAGGAAGCTGGAGCGCGTGCTCGCCGACGTGCCCTTCGGCGAGCTGCAGCGCGCGCGTGCCGACGGGTCGCTCGGGGCGCGGGGTGCttctgctgccgccgccgcgcagAAGAAGGCTCGCAGGGAGAGCAGGAAGAG GCCCATGGAGATTAGCACGAATGTGCGGCCGCCTAGACTCAGGGATGTGATCCAGGTTCCCAAGAAG GTGGTAAGGGATCCAAGATTTGAACCTGTATATGGAGCTGTTGATAAAGAAGG GTTCAGGAAAAGATACAATTTCTTATTCGATCATGATCTCCCTGCAGAAAAAGAG AAACTCCAAAAGTCGATTAAGAAATTGAAGGACCCTAATGCCATTGAAGAAGCGAAGAATCAGATCACCTGGATT GATAAGCAGTTGAGGTCTAATCCTCAGAAGAACGTTGAATCAGAAATTCTGCGAGGACATATTAAGAAAGAGAGGGAAGCAGCAAAGGCAGGAAAACGACCATATTATCTGAAGAAAT CTGAAATTCGTGAAAGGAAGTTGATGGATAAGTACAATGAGCTCAAG GAGGCAGGAAAGCTTGATTCCTTTATGGAGAAGCGACGCAAGAAGAATGCATCCAAAGATCATCGCTTCATGCCATACCGGAGGGATGGGGGTGGTGCATAA